A region of Homo sapiens chromosome X, GRCh38.p14 Primary Assembly DNA encodes the following proteins:
- the CT47A12 gene encoding cancer/testis antigen 47A has translation MSATGDRHPTQGDQEAPVSQEGAQAEAAGAGNQEGGDSGPDSSDVVPAAEVVGVAGPVEGLGEEEGEQAAGLAAVPRGGSAEEDSDIGPATEEEEEEEGNEAANFDLAVVARRYPASGIHFVLLDMVHSLLHRLSHNDHILIENRQLSRLMVGPHAAARNLWGNLPPLLLPQRLGAGAAARAGEGLGLIQEAASVPEPAVPADLAEMAREPAEEAAEEKLSEEATEEPDAEEPATEEPTAQEATAPEEVTKSQPEKWDEEAQDAAGEEEKEQEKEKDAENKVKNSKGT, from the exons ATGTCTGCCACAGGGGACCGACACCCGACCCAAGGGGACCAGGAGGCCCCGGTAAGCCAGGAGGGAGCACAGGCCGAGGCGGCCGGAGCTGGTAACCAGGAGGGCGGCGACTCCGGCCCCGACAGCAGCGACGTGGTGCCTGCGGCCGAGGTGGTCGGAGTCGCAGGGCCCGTGGAAGGCCTcggggaggaggagggtgagcAGGCGGCAGGCCTGGCCGCAGTCCCCCGGGGCGGGAGCGCCGAGGAGGACTCAGATATCGGGCCCGCGacggaggaagaggaggaggaagaggggaacgAGGCGGCCAACTTCGACTTGGCGGTGGTCGCCCGTCGCTACCCGGCGTCGGGCATTCACTTCGTGCTCCTGGACATGGTCCACTCCCTTCTCCACCGCCTCTCTCACAACGACCACATCCTCATAGAGAACCGTCAACTCAGCCGCCTGATGGTGGGGCCACACGCTGCTGCGCGCAACCTCTGGGGCAACCTCCCCCCGCTGCTGCTGCCccagaggctgggtgcaggggccgCAGCCCGGGCGGGCGAGGGCCTGGGCCTGATCCAGGAGGCCGCATCGGTCCCAGAGCCTGCAGTGCCAGCTGACCTGGCCGAGATGGCCAGGGAGCCCGCGGAGGAGGCCGCAGAGGAGAAGCTCTCAGAGGAGGCCACAGAGGAACCAGACGCAGAGGAACCGGCCACAGAAGAACCGACCGCACAGGAGGCCACGGCCCCAGAGG AAGTCACTAAATCTCAGCCCGAAAAGTGGGATGAAGAGGCCCAAGATGCTGCAGGcgaggaagagaaagaacaagaaaaagagaaggatgcGGAAAACAAGGTGAAGAACTCCAAAGGGACCTAG
- the CT47A12 gene encoding cancer/testis antigen 47A isoform X1 translates to MSATGDRHPTQGDQEAPVSQEGAQAEAAGAGNQEGGDSGPDSSDVVPAAEVVGVAGPVEGLGEEEGEQAAGLAAVPRGGSAEEDSDIGPATEEEEEEEGNEAANFDLAVVARRYPASGIHFVLLDMVHSLLHRLSHNDHILIENRQLSRLMVGPHAAARNLWGNLPPLLLPQRLGAGAAARAGEGLGLIQEAASVPEPAVPADLAEMAREPAEEAAEEKLSEEATEEPDAEEPATEEPTAQEATAPEGDLRSSVPFVSPQMNGRVDRGSGGSSAGNRRDAPRKRTGKWQASLLVHGFSKCKDS, encoded by the exons ATGTCTGCCACAGGGGACCGACACCCGACCCAAGGGGACCAGGAGGCCCCGGTAAGCCAGGAGGGAGCACAGGCCGAGGCGGCCGGAGCTGGTAACCAGGAGGGCGGCGACTCCGGCCCCGACAGCAGCGACGTGGTGCCTGCGGCCGAGGTGGTCGGAGTCGCAGGGCCCGTGGAAGGCCTcggggaggaggagggtgagcAGGCGGCAGGCCTGGCCGCAGTCCCCCGGGGCGGGAGCGCCGAGGAGGACTCAGATATCGGGCCCGCGacggaggaagaggaggaggaagaggggaacgAGGCGGCCAACTTCGACTTGGCGGTGGTCGCCCGTCGCTACCCGGCGTCGGGCATTCACTTCGTGCTCCTGGACATGGTCCACTCCCTTCTCCACCGCCTCTCTCACAACGACCACATCCTCATAGAGAACCGTCAACTCAGCCGCCTGATGGTGGGGCCACACGCTGCTGCGCGCAACCTCTGGGGCAACCTCCCCCCGCTGCTGCTGCCccagaggctgggtgcaggggccgCAGCCCGGGCGGGCGAGGGCCTGGGCCTGATCCAGGAGGCCGCATCGGTCCCAGAGCCTGCAGTGCCAGCTGACCTGGCCGAGATGGCCAGGGAGCCCGCGGAGGAGGCCGCAGAGGAGAAGCTCTCAGAGGAGGCCACAGAGGAACCAGACGCAGAGGAACCGGCCACAGAAGAACCGACCGCACAGGAGGCCACGGCCCCAGAGG GAGATCTGAGATCATCGGTGCCATTTGTGAGCCCGCAGATGAATGGCCGGGTAGATAGGGGTTCAGGAGGGAGCTCCGCAGGAAACAGAAGGGATGCGCCAAGGAAAAGAACAGGCAAATGGCAGGCATCCCTTTTAGTTCATGGCTTTTCAAAGTGTAAAGATTCGTAG
- the CT47A6 gene encoding cancer/testis antigen 47A encodes MSATGDRHPTQGDQEAPVSQEGAQAEAAGAGNQEGGDSGPDSSDVVPAAEVVGVAGPVEGLGEEEGEQAAGLAAVPRGGSAEEDSDIGPATEEEEEEEGNEAANFDLAVVARRYPASGIHFVLLDMVHSLLHRLSHNDHILIENRQLSRLMVGPHAAARNLWGNLPPLLLPQRLGAGAAARAGEGLGLIQEAASVPEPAVPADLAEMAREPAEEAAEEKLSEEATEEPDAEEPATEEPTAQEATAPEEVTKSQPEKWDEEAQDAAGEEEKEQEKEKDAENKVKNSKGT; translated from the exons ATGTCTGCCACAGGGGACCGACACCCGACCCAAGGGGACCAGGAGGCCCCGGTAAGCCAGGAGGGAGCACAGGCCGAGGCGGCCGGAGCTGGTAACCAGGAGGGCGGCGACTCCGGCCCCGACAGCAGCGACGTGGTGCCTGCGGCCGAGGTGGTCGGAGTCGCAGGGCCCGTGGAAGGCCTcggggaggaggagggtgagcAGGCGGCAGGCCTGGCCGCAGTCCCCCGGGGCGGGAGCGCCGAGGAGGACTCAGATATCGGGCCCGCGacggaggaagaggaggaggaagaggggaacgAGGCGGCCAACTTCGACTTGGCGGTGGTCGCCCGTCGCTACCCGGCGTCGGGCATTCACTTCGTGCTCCTGGACATGGTCCACTCCCTTCTCCACCGCCTCTCTCACAACGACCACATCCTCATAGAGAACCGTCAACTCAGCCGCCTGATGGTGGGGCCACACGCTGCTGCGCGCAACCTCTGGGGCAACCTCCCCCCGCTGCTGCTGCCccagaggctgggtgcaggggccgCAGCCCGGGCGGGCGAGGGCCTGGGCCTGATCCAGGAGGCCGCATCGGTCCCAGAGCCTGCAGTGCCAGCTGACCTGGCCGAGATGGCCAGGGAGCCCGCGGAGGAGGCCGCAGAGGAGAAGCTCTCAGAGGAGGCCACAGAGGAACCAGACGCAGAGGAACCAGCCACAGAAGAACCGACCGCACAGGAGGCCACGGCCCCAGAGG AAGTCACTAAATCTCAGCCCGAAAAGTGGGATGAAGAGGCCCAAGATGCTGCAGGcgaggaagagaaagaacaagaaaaagagaaggatgcAGAAAACAAGGTGAAGAACTCCAAAGGGACCTAG